A genomic region of Pseudoxanthomonas suwonensis contains the following coding sequences:
- the rpsD gene encoding 30S ribosomal protein S4 — translation MARYIGPTCKLARREGADLSLKSPARALDSKCKLEQKPGQHGATARKGKLSDYATQLREKQKVKRIYGLLERQFRNYYKKASTKKGNTGENLLQLLETRLDNVVYRMGFAVTRPSARQLVSHRGVLVNGKPVNLPSYQVKAGDAIALSEKVQKQLRVQEALTVAEQHDTTPSWIEVDAKKFAGVFKAVPDRADLPADINEALIVELYSK, via the coding sequence ATGGCTCGTTATATCGGTCCTACCTGTAAGCTCGCGCGCCGCGAAGGCGCCGACCTTTCCCTCAAGAGCCCGGCGCGTGCGCTGGACTCCAAGTGCAAGCTGGAGCAGAAGCCCGGCCAGCACGGCGCGACCGCGCGCAAGGGCAAGCTGTCCGACTACGCCACCCAGCTGCGCGAGAAGCAGAAGGTCAAGCGCATCTACGGCCTGCTGGAGCGCCAGTTCCGCAACTACTACAAGAAGGCCTCGACCAAGAAGGGCAACACCGGCGAGAACCTGCTGCAGCTGCTGGAAACCCGCCTGGACAACGTCGTCTACCGCATGGGTTTCGCGGTGACCCGTCCGTCCGCGCGCCAGCTGGTCAGCCACCGTGGCGTGCTGGTCAACGGCAAGCCGGTGAACCTGCCGTCCTACCAGGTCAAGGCCGGCGACGCGATCGCCCTGTCCGAGAAGGTGCAGAAGCAGCTTCGCGTCCAGGAGGCCCTGACCGTCGCCGAGCAGCACGACACCACCCCGTCGTGGATCGAGGTCGACGCGAAGAAGTTCGCCGGTGTGTTCAAGGCCGTCCCGGATCGGGCCGACCTGCCGGCCGACATCAACGAAGCGCTGATCGTCGAGCTGTACTCGAAGTAA
- the rpsK gene encoding 30S ribosomal protein S11, which yields MAKPAASKTKKKIKRVVTDGIAHVHASFNNTIVTITDRQGNALSWATSGGAGFRGSRKSTPFAAQVAAEKAGKAALDYGVKSLEVRIKGPGPGRESAVRSLNNVGYKITNIIDVTPIPHNGCRPPKKRRV from the coding sequence ATGGCAAAGCCCGCAGCATCAAAGACCAAGAAGAAGATCAAGCGCGTCGTCACCGACGGCATCGCGCACGTCCATGCTTCTTTCAACAACACCATCGTCACCATCACCGACCGCCAGGGCAACGCGCTGTCGTGGGCGACCTCGGGCGGCGCGGGCTTCCGCGGTTCGCGCAAGTCGACCCCGTTCGCCGCGCAGGTGGCCGCCGAGAAGGCCGGCAAGGCCGCACTCGACTACGGTGTGAAGTCGCTTGAAGTCCGCATCAAGGGCCCGGGCCCGGGCCGTGAATCGGCTGTCCGCTCGCTCAACAACGTGGGCTACAAGATCACCAACATCATCGACGTGACGCCTATCCCGCACAACGGGTGCCGTCCGCCGAAGAAGCGTCGCGTCTAA
- the rpsM gene encoding 30S ribosomal protein S13, with the protein MARIAGVNLPTQKHVWVGLQSIYGIGRTRSKKVCEAAGVASNTKIRDLSEPEVERLRAEIGKYVVEGDLRREIGIAIKRLMDLGCYRGLRHRRGLPLRGQRTRTNARTRKGPRKAIRK; encoded by the coding sequence ATGGCGCGTATTGCAGGCGTCAACCTGCCGACCCAGAAGCACGTCTGGGTGGGATTGCAGAGCATCTATGGCATCGGCCGCACCCGGTCGAAGAAGGTTTGCGAGGCCGCTGGCGTGGCTTCCAACACCAAGATCCGTGACCTGTCCGAGCCGGAAGTCGAGCGCCTGCGCGCCGAGATCGGCAAGTACGTGGTCGAAGGCGACCTGCGTCGCGAAATCGGCATCGCCATCAAGCGGCTGATGGACCTGGGCTGCTACCGCGGCCTGCGCCATCGTCGTGGCCTGCCCCTGCGCGGCCAGCGCACCCGTACCAACGCCCGCACCCGCAAGGGTCCGCGCAAGGCGATCAGGAAGTAA
- the secY gene encoding preprotein translocase subunit SecY — protein MAQAGIGNLGSGLGKFTELRQRLLFVLGALVVYRIGCFVPVPGVNPDAMLAMMQAQGGGIVDMFNMFSGGALHRFSIFALNVMPYISASIVMQLAVHIFPTLKSLQKEGESGRRKITQYSRVGAVLLSVVQGGSIAMALQNQVAPGGVPVVYTPGIGFVLTAVVALTAGTIFLMWVGEQVTERGIGNGVSLIIFAGIVAGLPGAVIQTVQAYQNGSLNFLSLLLIVVLVLAVTWFVVFVERGQRRITVNYARRQGGRSAYMNQTSFLPLKLNMSGVIPVIFASSILAFPATLSMWSGQATSATWLQRVSNALAPGEPLHMIVFAALIAGFAFFYTALVFNSNETADNLKKSGALIPGIRPGKATADYIDGVLTRLTAAGATYLVLVSLLPEVMRTQMQTSFYFGGTSLLIVVVVVMDFIAQIQAHLMSHQYESLLKKANLKGGSRGGFARG, from the coding sequence ATGGCGCAAGCTGGCATCGGCAATCTCGGCAGCGGCCTGGGCAAGTTCACGGAACTGCGCCAGCGCCTGCTGTTCGTGCTGGGTGCGTTGGTCGTCTACCGGATCGGCTGCTTCGTGCCGGTGCCGGGCGTCAACCCCGATGCCATGCTCGCCATGATGCAGGCGCAGGGCGGCGGCATCGTGGACATGTTCAACATGTTCTCGGGCGGCGCCCTGCACCGGTTCAGCATCTTTGCGCTGAACGTGATGCCGTACATCTCGGCGTCGATCGTGATGCAGCTGGCCGTGCACATCTTCCCGACGCTGAAGTCGCTGCAGAAGGAAGGCGAGTCCGGCCGCCGCAAGATCACCCAGTACTCGCGCGTGGGCGCGGTGCTGCTGTCGGTGGTGCAGGGTGGCAGTATCGCCATGGCGCTGCAGAACCAGGTCGCCCCGGGCGGCGTGCCGGTGGTCTACACCCCGGGCATCGGCTTCGTGCTGACCGCGGTGGTGGCGCTGACCGCCGGCACCATCTTCCTGATGTGGGTCGGCGAGCAGGTCACCGAGCGCGGCATCGGCAACGGCGTGTCGCTGATCATTTTCGCCGGCATCGTCGCCGGCCTGCCGGGCGCGGTGATCCAGACGGTCCAGGCCTACCAGAACGGCAGCCTGAACTTCCTGTCGCTGCTGCTGATCGTGGTGCTGGTGCTGGCCGTCACCTGGTTCGTGGTGTTCGTCGAGCGCGGCCAGCGCCGGATCACGGTCAACTACGCGCGCCGCCAGGGTGGCCGCAGCGCGTACATGAACCAGACCTCGTTCCTGCCGCTCAAGCTCAACATGTCCGGCGTGATCCCGGTGATCTTCGCCTCGAGCATCCTGGCGTTCCCGGCGACCCTGAGCATGTGGTCCGGGCAGGCGACCTCGGCCACCTGGCTGCAGCGCGTGTCCAACGCGCTGGCCCCGGGCGAGCCGCTGCACATGATCGTGTTCGCCGCGCTGATCGCCGGGTTCGCGTTCTTCTACACGGCGCTGGTGTTCAACTCGAACGAGACCGCCGACAACCTGAAGAAGTCCGGCGCGCTGATCCCGGGCATCCGCCCCGGCAAGGCCACCGCCGACTACATCGACGGTGTGCTGACCCGGCTGACCGCCGCGGGCGCCACCTATCTGGTCCTGGTCAGCCTGCTGCCGGAAGTGATGCGCACGCAGATGCAGACTTCGTTCTACTTCGGTGGCACCTCGCTGCTGATCGTGGTGGTCGTGGTGATGGACTTCATCGCCCAGATCCAGGCCCACCTGATGTCTCACCAGTACGAGAGCCTGCTGAAGAAGGCCAACCTCAAGGGCGGTTCGCGGGGTGGCTTCGCCCGGGGTTGA
- the rplO gene encoding 50S ribosomal protein L15, whose translation MRLNTLKPADGARQERTRVGRGIGSGLGKTAGRGHKGSFARAGKGKIKAGFEGGQTPMQRRLPKVGFRSMSAKDTAEVLLYKLALVEGDTVDFAALKAAKLVPSTAKRAKIVKKGELSRKLTIKGVQVTAGAKTAIEAAGGSIEE comes from the coding sequence ATGCGTCTGAATACTCTCAAGCCCGCCGACGGCGCCCGCCAGGAGCGGACCCGCGTCGGCCGCGGCATCGGTTCGGGCCTCGGCAAGACCGCTGGCCGCGGTCACAAGGGTTCGTTCGCGCGCGCCGGCAAGGGCAAGATCAAGGCCGGCTTCGAAGGCGGCCAGACCCCGATGCAGCGTCGTCTGCCGAAGGTCGGCTTCCGCTCGATGTCGGCCAAGGACACCGCCGAGGTGCTGCTGTACAAGCTGGCGCTGGTCGAGGGCGACACCGTCGACTTCGCCGCGCTGAAGGCGGCCAAGCTGGTGCCGTCCACCGCCAAGCGCGCCAAGATCGTCAAGAAGGGTGAACTGTCGCGCAAGCTGACCATCAAGGGCGTGCAGGTGACCGCGGGTGCCAAGACCGCGATCGAAGCCGCCGGCGGCAGCATCGAGGAGTAA
- the rpmD gene encoding 50S ribosomal protein L30 — MANESNKTVKVRLVRGLRGTQSRHRLSVKALGLNKLNDVRELKDSPQVRGLINQLHYLVRVEE; from the coding sequence ATGGCTAACGAGTCCAACAAGACCGTCAAGGTGCGCCTGGTGCGCGGCCTGCGCGGCACCCAGTCCCGCCACCGCCTGTCGGTAAAGGCCCTGGGCCTGAACAAGCTCAACGACGTGCGCGAGCTGAAGGACAGCCCGCAGGTCCGCGGGCTCATCAACCAGCTGCACTATCTGGTGCGGGTCGAGGAGTAA
- the rpsE gene encoding 30S ribosomal protein S5, whose amino-acid sequence MAEERQPRGRDRDRNREEKVDDGMIEKLVAVNRVSKTVKGGRQFTFTALTVVGDGDGKVGFGYGKAREVPVAIQKSMEYARKGMLNVDLNNGTLWHPVKAGHGAARVFMQPASEGTGVIAGGAMRAVLEAVGVKNVLAKAVGSRNPINLVRATLKGLEAMQSPTRIAAKRGKKAEELLNG is encoded by the coding sequence ATGGCAGAAGAGCGTCAGCCGCGGGGCCGCGATCGCGACCGCAACCGCGAAGAGAAAGTCGACGACGGCATGATCGAGAAGCTGGTCGCGGTCAACCGCGTCAGCAAGACCGTCAAGGGCGGCCGCCAGTTCACCTTCACCGCGCTGACCGTGGTCGGCGACGGCGACGGCAAGGTCGGTTTCGGCTACGGCAAGGCCCGCGAGGTCCCGGTCGCCATCCAGAAGTCGATGGAGTACGCGCGCAAGGGCATGCTCAACGTCGACCTGAACAACGGCACCCTGTGGCACCCGGTCAAGGCCGGCCACGGCGCGGCGCGCGTGTTCATGCAGCCGGCGTCCGAGGGTACCGGCGTGATCGCCGGTGGTGCGATGCGCGCCGTCCTGGAAGCGGTCGGCGTCAAGAACGTGCTGGCCAAGGCCGTCGGTTCGCGCAACCCGATCAACCTGGTCCGCGCCACCCTGAAGGGCCTGGAAGCCATGCAGTCGCCGACCCGCATTGCGGCCAAGCGCGGCAAGAAGGCGGAGGAACTCCTCAATGGCTAA
- the rplR gene encoding 50S ribosomal protein L18, with translation MSIKNDARLRRAKSTRAHIRKLGVPRLSVLRTGQHLYAQLFTADGAKVIAAANTLQADVKEGLKSGKNTDAAAKVGKLIAERAKAAGIEKVAFDRSGYRFHGRIKALADAAREGGLQF, from the coding sequence ATGAGCATCAAGAACGACGCCCGTCTGCGCCGCGCCAAGTCCACCCGGGCCCACATCCGCAAGCTCGGCGTGCCGCGCCTGTCGGTGCTGCGCACCGGCCAGCACCTGTATGCGCAGCTGTTCACCGCCGATGGCGCCAAGGTCATCGCGGCCGCCAACACCCTGCAGGCCGACGTCAAGGAAGGCCTGAAGAGCGGCAAGAACACCGACGCCGCCGCCAAGGTCGGCAAGCTGATCGCCGAGCGCGCCAAGGCGGCGGGCATCGAGAAGGTCGCCTTCGACCGCTCGGGCTACCGCTTCCACGGCCGCATCAAGGCGCTGGCCGACGCCGCCCGCGAAGGCGGCCTGCAGTTCTGA
- the rplF gene encoding 50S ribosomal protein L6 codes for MSRVAKKPVALPKGVELNIQDTSVSAKGPKGTLSLAKPAGVQIAVEDGNAVLSANDPSLVPLTGTVRAILANMVKGVSEGFERKLELVGVGYRAAMQGKDLSLSLGFSHPVVFQAPEGITLVTPTQTEILVQGADKQRVGEVAAKIRGFRPPEPYKGKGVKYSDEVIIRKEAKKA; via the coding sequence ATGTCCCGCGTAGCCAAGAAGCCGGTCGCCCTGCCCAAGGGCGTCGAACTGAACATCCAGGACACCAGCGTCAGCGCCAAGGGTCCGAAGGGCACGCTGTCGCTGGCCAAGCCGGCCGGCGTGCAGATCGCCGTCGAGGACGGCAACGCCGTGCTGTCGGCCAACGACCCGTCGCTGGTCCCGCTGACCGGCACCGTCCGCGCCATCCTGGCCAACATGGTCAAGGGCGTGTCCGAGGGCTTCGAGCGCAAGCTCGAGCTGGTCGGCGTGGGTTACCGCGCCGCCATGCAGGGCAAGGACCTGAGCCTGTCGCTGGGCTTCTCGCACCCGGTCGTGTTCCAGGCGCCGGAAGGCATCACCCTGGTCACCCCGACCCAGACCGAGATCCTGGTGCAGGGCGCCGACAAGCAGCGCGTCGGTGAAGTCGCGGCCAAGATCCGCGGTTTCCGTCCGCCGGAGCCCTACAAGGGCAAGGGCGTGAAGTACTCCGACGAAGTCATCATCCGCAAGGAAGCCAAGAAGGCGTAA
- the rpsH gene encoding 30S ribosomal protein S8, whose protein sequence is MSMTDPIADMLVRIKNAAAVGKPTVKLPSSKIKVAIATVLKDEGYIADLRVVPAENNKAELEIVLKYFEGRPVIEQLKRASRSGLRLYRGKSDLPKVLGGLGVAIISTSQGIMTDKQARNAGVGGEVLCYVA, encoded by the coding sequence ATGAGCATGACTGATCCCATCGCCGACATGCTGGTCCGCATCAAGAATGCGGCCGCTGTAGGCAAGCCGACGGTGAAGCTGCCGTCCTCCAAGATCAAGGTCGCCATCGCCACCGTCCTGAAGGACGAGGGCTACATCGCCGACCTGCGCGTCGTCCCGGCCGAGAACAACAAGGCCGAACTCGAGATCGTGCTGAAGTACTTCGAGGGCCGTCCGGTCATCGAGCAGCTCAAGCGCGCCTCGCGCTCGGGCCTGCGCCTGTACCGCGGCAAGAGCGACCTGCCGAAGGTCCTCGGCGGCCTCGGCGTGGCCATCATCTCCACCTCCCAGGGCATCATGACCGACAAGCAGGCGCGCAATGCCGGCGTGGGCGGCGAAGTCCTGTGCTACGTGGCCTAA
- the rpsN gene encoding 30S ribosomal protein S14 codes for MAKTSMVNRDVKREKLAKKYAAKRDALKKVIASPTASYDEKADAVTKLQKLPRDSSPSRQRNRCELSGRPRGVYSKFGLGRNKLREATMRGDVPGLRKASW; via the coding sequence ATGGCAAAGACCTCCATGGTCAACCGCGACGTGAAGCGGGAAAAGCTGGCCAAGAAGTACGCGGCCAAGCGCGACGCCCTGAAGAAGGTCATCGCGAGCCCGACCGCGTCGTACGACGAGAAGGCCGACGCGGTGACCAAGCTGCAGAAGCTGCCGCGCGACTCCTCGCCGAGCCGCCAGCGCAACCGCTGCGAGCTGTCCGGCCGTCCGCGCGGCGTCTACAGCAAGTTCGGCCTGGGCCGCAACAAGCTGCGCGAGGCCACCATGCGCGGCGACGTGCCGGGCCTGCGCAAGGCCAGCTGGTAA
- the rplE gene encoding 50S ribosomal protein L5 has product MTTRLEKIYKEQVVPALMEKFGYTNPMQVPKLVKITLNMGVGEAAANKKVLENAVADLAKVAGQKPVTTKARVSVASFKIRDGWPIGCKVTLRRRQMFEFLDRLISVSLPRVRDFRGVSGRSFDGRGNFNMGVKEQIIFPEIDFDAVDAIRGMDIAITTTAKTDAEAKALLEAFKFPFRN; this is encoded by the coding sequence ATGACCACGCGGCTCGAAAAGATCTACAAGGAACAGGTGGTGCCGGCTCTCATGGAGAAGTTCGGCTACACCAATCCGATGCAAGTCCCCAAGCTCGTCAAGATCACGCTGAACATGGGCGTGGGCGAAGCGGCTGCCAACAAGAAGGTGCTGGAGAACGCGGTCGCCGACCTGGCCAAGGTCGCCGGCCAGAAGCCGGTGACCACCAAGGCCCGCGTCTCGGTGGCGTCGTTCAAGATCCGCGACGGCTGGCCGATCGGCTGCAAGGTCACCCTGCGCCGCCGCCAGATGTTCGAGTTCCTGGACCGCCTGATCAGCGTCTCGCTGCCGCGCGTGCGCGACTTCCGTGGCGTGTCCGGCCGTTCGTTCGATGGCCGCGGCAACTTCAACATGGGCGTGAAGGAGCAGATCATCTTCCCGGAGATCGACTTCGACGCCGTCGACGCGATCCGCGGCATGGATATCGCCATCACCACGACCGCCAAGACCGACGCAGAAGCCAAGGCGCTGCTCGAGGCGTTCAAGTTCCCGTTCCGTAACTAA
- the rplX gene encoding 50S ribosomal protein L24, which produces MANRIKKGDQVVVTTGKDKGKQGEVVRVDGDRVVVSNINLVKRHTKPNPQAGVAGGVVEREASIHISNVMPLNPATGKGERIGFKVLEDGRKLRVFRSSGEALDA; this is translated from the coding sequence ATGGCTAACCGTATCAAGAAGGGCGACCAGGTGGTCGTCACGACCGGCAAGGACAAGGGCAAGCAGGGCGAGGTGGTGCGCGTGGACGGCGACCGTGTGGTCGTGTCCAACATCAACCTGGTCAAGCGGCACACCAAGCCGAATCCGCAGGCGGGCGTCGCCGGCGGCGTGGTCGAGCGCGAAGCTTCGATCCACATTTCCAACGTCATGCCGCTCAACCCCGCCACCGGCAAGGGCGAGCGCATCGGTTTCAAGGTCCTGGAGGATGGACGCAAACTGCGTGTGTTCCGCTCCAGTGGTGAGGCGCTCGACGCCTGA
- the rplN gene encoding 50S ribosomal protein L14: protein MIQMQSYLDVADNSGAKELMCIKVLGGSKRRYAGIGDIIKVTVKDAIPRGKVKKGEVYDAVVVRTRKGVRRADGSLIRFDGNAAVLLNNKQEPIGTRIFGPVTRELRSEKFMKIVSLAPEVL from the coding sequence ATGATCCAGATGCAGAGCTACCTCGACGTGGCCGACAACTCCGGCGCCAAGGAACTGATGTGCATCAAGGTGCTCGGCGGCTCCAAGCGTCGCTATGCGGGCATCGGTGACATCATCAAGGTGACCGTCAAGGACGCGATCCCGCGCGGCAAGGTCAAGAAGGGCGAGGTCTACGACGCCGTCGTGGTCCGCACCCGCAAGGGCGTCCGTCGTGCTGACGGTTCGCTGATCCGCTTCGATGGCAACGCTGCCGTCCTGCTGAACAACAAGCAGGAGCCGATCGGTACCCGTATCTTCGGACCGGTGACCCGCGAGCTGCGTTCCGAGAAGTTCATGAAGATCGTCTCGCTCGCACCCGAAGTGCTGTGA
- the rpsQ gene encoding 30S ribosomal protein S17, translating to MSDNNEKTLRTVEGRVVSNKMDKTVTVLVERQVKHALYGKYIKRSTKLHAHDADNSCNEGDVVRVTEIAPLSKTKNWRVVEIVTRSAE from the coding sequence ATGAGCGACAACAACGAAAAGACGCTGCGCACGGTCGAAGGCCGCGTGGTCAGCAACAAGATGGACAAGACGGTGACCGTCCTGGTCGAGCGTCAGGTCAAGCACGCCCTGTACGGCAAGTACATCAAGCGCTCGACCAAGCTCCACGCCCACGATGCGGACAACAGCTGCAACGAGGGCGACGTGGTGCGCGTGACCGAAATCGCGCCGCTGTCCAAGACCAAGAACTGGCGGGTGGTGGAAATCGTCACCCGCTCGGCCGAATAA
- the rpmC gene encoding 50S ribosomal protein L29, with product MATINELREKSADELKAHLLDLRKEQFSLRMQRATGQQSKTHETRQVRREIARVKTLLGSNQ from the coding sequence ATGGCTACGATCAACGAACTCCGCGAAAAGTCGGCCGACGAGCTGAAGGCCCACCTGCTGGACCTGCGCAAGGAGCAGTTCTCCCTGCGCATGCAGCGGGCGACCGGTCAGCAGTCGAAGACCCACGAAACCCGCCAGGTGCGCCGCGAGATCGCTCGCGTGAAGACCCTGCTCGGCAGCAACCAGTAA
- the rplP gene encoding 50S ribosomal protein L16 codes for MLQPKRTKYRKQFKGRNDGLSWSANAVSFGEYGLKATAHGRLTARQIEAARRTISRYVKRGGKMWIRVFPDKPITQKPIEVRMGSGKGNVEYWVAQIQPGRMIYEIEGVPEEQAREAFRLAAAKLSVTTTFVTRTVR; via the coding sequence ATGTTGCAACCCAAGCGAACCAAGTACCGCAAGCAGTTCAAGGGCCGTAACGACGGCCTGAGCTGGAGCGCCAACGCCGTTTCCTTCGGCGAGTACGGCCTGAAGGCCACCGCCCACGGCCGCCTGACCGCGCGCCAGATCGAGGCGGCCCGCCGCACGATCAGCCGTTACGTCAAGCGTGGCGGCAAGATGTGGATCCGCGTGTTCCCGGACAAGCCGATCACCCAGAAGCCGATCGAAGTCCGCATGGGCTCGGGCAAGGGCAACGTCGAGTACTGGGTGGCCCAGATCCAGCCCGGCCGCATGATCTATGAAATCGAGGGTGTGCCGGAGGAGCAGGCGCGCGAGGCGTTCCGCCTGGCGGCGGCCAAGCTCTCGGTCACCACCACCTTCGTGACCCGTACGGTGCGCTAA
- the rpsC gene encoding 30S ribosomal protein S3, whose product MGHKVHPIGIRLGIAKDWNSKWYADKGEYAQYLAADLKVREMLRKKLAQAGISKILIERPAKTARVTIHTARPGVVIGKRGEDIEKLRKEVSALMGVPAHINVTEVRKPELDAQLVAESIAQQLERRIMFRRAMKRAVGNAMRLGALGIKVNVAGRLNGAEIARSEWYREGRVPLHTLRADIDYGFAEAHTTYGVIGIKVWVYKGEIFDFAQVGQEKQEEASSPRPERGDRERPSRPAREAR is encoded by the coding sequence ATGGGTCACAAAGTTCACCCCATCGGCATCCGTCTTGGCATCGCCAAGGACTGGAACTCCAAGTGGTACGCCGACAAGGGCGAGTACGCCCAATACCTGGCGGCCGACCTGAAGGTGCGCGAGATGCTGCGCAAGAAGCTGGCGCAGGCCGGGATCAGCAAGATCCTGATCGAGCGTCCGGCCAAGACCGCGCGCGTCACGATCCACACCGCCCGCCCGGGCGTGGTGATCGGCAAGCGCGGCGAGGACATCGAGAAGCTGCGCAAGGAAGTCAGCGCGCTGATGGGCGTCCCGGCGCACATCAACGTGACCGAGGTCCGCAAGCCGGAGCTTGACGCGCAGCTGGTCGCCGAGTCGATCGCGCAGCAGCTCGAGCGCCGCATCATGTTCCGCCGCGCGATGAAGCGCGCCGTCGGCAACGCGATGCGCCTGGGCGCGCTGGGCATCAAGGTCAACGTCGCCGGTCGCCTCAACGGCGCCGAGATCGCCCGCTCGGAGTGGTACCGCGAAGGCCGCGTGCCGCTGCACACCCTGCGCGCGGACATCGACTACGGCTTCGCCGAGGCGCACACCACCTACGGCGTGATCGGCATCAAGGTATGGGTCTACAAGGGCGAGATCTTCGACTTCGCCCAGGTCGGACAGGAGAAGCAGGAAGAAGCCAGCAGCCCGCGCCCCGAGCGTGGTGACCGCGAGCGTCCCTCCCGTCCCGCACGTGAAGCGAGGTAA
- the rplV gene encoding 50S ribosomal protein L22, protein MEAKAILRTARISPQKARLVADQVRGLPAERAVNLLKFSDKKAAALIKKVVESAIANAENNQGADVDALKVKTIMVDEGPTLKRFMARAKGRGTRILKRTSHITVVVGEGK, encoded by the coding sequence ATGGAAGCGAAAGCCATCCTGCGCACCGCGCGCATCTCCCCGCAGAAGGCCCGCCTGGTCGCCGACCAGGTGCGTGGCCTGCCGGCCGAACGCGCCGTCAACCTGCTGAAGTTCTCCGACAAGAAGGCCGCCGCCCTGATCAAGAAGGTGGTGGAGTCGGCGATCGCCAACGCCGAGAACAACCAGGGCGCCGACGTCGACGCGCTCAAGGTCAAGACCATCATGGTCGACGAAGGTCCGACGCTGAAGCGCTTCATGGCGCGTGCGAAGGGCCGCGGCACCCGCATCCTGAAGCGGACCAGCCACATCACCGTCGTCGTGGGAGAGGGCAAGTAA
- the rpsS gene encoding 30S ribosomal protein S19: MPRSLKKGPFVDHHLVKKVEAAGGTKKPIKTWSRRSMILPEMVGFTIAVHNGKNHVPVLVNENMVGHKLGEFAVTRTFKGHGGDKKSK; encoded by the coding sequence ATGCCACGTTCCCTCAAGAAAGGCCCGTTCGTCGATCACCACCTGGTCAAGAAGGTGGAGGCTGCGGGCGGTACAAAAAAGCCGATCAAGACCTGGTCGCGCCGTTCCATGATCCTGCCTGAAATGGTGGGTTTCACCATCGCCGTGCACAACGGCAAGAACCATGTCCCGGTCCTCGTGAACGAGAACATGGTCGGCCACAAGCTCGGCGAGTTCGCCGTCACCCGGACCTTCAAGGGTCACGGCGGCGACAAGAAGTCGAAGTAA
- the rplB gene encoding 50S ribosomal protein L2: MPLMKFKPTSAGRRSAVRVVTPDLHKGAPHAALIEKQSKSGGRNHHGRITTRHVGGGHKQHYRLIDFKRNKEGIVARVERIEYDPNRTAHIALLCYADGERRYIIAPKGLKAGDQVIAGSDAPIKAGNTLPLRNIPVGTTVHCIELKPGKGAQIARAAGAGVQLVAREGTYALLRLRSGEMRKVPAECRATIGEVGNDEHNLEKLGKAGAKRWRGVKPTVRGAAMNPVDHPHGGGEAKAGQGNPHPVTPWGVPTKGYKTRSNKRTQQFIVRDRRG, translated from the coding sequence ATGCCATTGATGAAGTTCAAGCCCACCTCTGCCGGCCGCCGTTCCGCGGTCCGCGTGGTCACGCCCGACCTGCACAAGGGTGCTCCGCACGCCGCGCTGATCGAGAAGCAGAGCAAGTCCGGTGGTCGCAACCACCACGGCCGCATCACCACCCGCCACGTCGGCGGCGGCCACAAGCAGCACTACCGCCTGATCGACTTCAAGCGGAACAAGGAAGGCATCGTCGCGCGCGTCGAGCGGATCGAGTACGACCCGAACCGCACCGCGCACATCGCCCTGCTGTGCTACGCCGACGGCGAGCGCCGCTACATCATCGCGCCGAAGGGCCTGAAGGCCGGCGACCAGGTTATCGCGGGTTCGGATGCGCCGATCAAGGCCGGCAACACCCTGCCGCTGCGCAACATCCCGGTCGGCACCACGGTGCATTGCATCGAGCTCAAGCCGGGCAAGGGCGCGCAGATCGCCCGCGCCGCCGGCGCCGGCGTGCAGCTGGTCGCCCGCGAGGGTACCTACGCGCTGCTGCGCCTGCGTTCGGGCGAGATGCGCAAGGTGCCGGCCGAGTGCCGCGCCACCATCGGCGAGGTCGGCAACGACGAGCACAACCTGGAGAAGCTGGGCAAGGCCGGCGCCAAGCGCTGGCGCGGCGTCAAGCCGACCGTCCGCGGCGCGGCCATGAACCCGGTCGACCACCCGCACGGTGGCGGCGAGGCCAAGGCCGGCCAGGGCAACCCGCATCCGGTCACCCCGTGGGGCGTGCCGACCAAGGGTTACAAGACGCGCAGCAACAAGCGCACCCAGCAGTTCATCGTCCGTGATCGTAGGGGCTAA